The following coding sequences lie in one Gadus morhua chromosome 20, gadMor3.0, whole genome shotgun sequence genomic window:
- the LOC115533009 gene encoding amyloid-beta A4 protein: MARRAALLVLLVLLGATLAPASEVPGDDALGLLGEPQVAMFCGKLNMHVDVQSGRWGADPAGAKSCIGTKEGILQYCQEVYPELQITNVVEANQPISIQNWCKKGRKQCGSHTHIVVPYRCLVGEFVSDALLVPDQCRFLHQEHMDQCESHLHWHTVAKESCGDRSMNLHDYGMLLPCGIDRFRGVEFVCCPAEAEPEADSGQQEGAESDVWWGVAENEYTDNSMTRQTDMGAAATEDDEDEDEEYQEDRDGEAGDEEEDEEEDEDGDERDSGERSASVATTTTTTESVEEVVRVDPYLGGPPSPVDPYLGGPGTGGEHRDFQKAKERLEASHRDKMAQVMREWEDAERQAKSLPRAEKKAVIQLFQQRVGALEQRAAAERQQLVEHHAGRVEELLNGRRRLALEAYRTGLQATPPRPRQVLGLLKKYVRSEQKYRQHSLKHYEAIRAVAPHRAAEVMTRLRVIDERLNQSLELLYKVPSVADQIQAQVAVLMQNVRAELSQQVSSLQSEGRAEGRVSYGDDALMPPAAAPRPGPLDQLSFNQPNTENHVLALMPEERREVVLDPEEEQGTGYEVHPQRLVFIAEDVSSNKGAIIGLMVGGVVIATVIVITLVMLRKKQHSSIHHGVVEVDAAVTPEERHLTKMQQNGYENPTYKFFEQMHN, translated from the exons ATGGCGCGTCGCGCGGCGCTGCTGGTGTTACTGGTGTTACTGGGAGCGACCTTGGCTCCGGCGTCGGAG GTGCCTGGTGATGACGCGCTGGGCCTGCTGGGGGAGCCGCAGGTGGCCATGTTCTGTGGGAAGCTCAACATGCACGTCGATGTGCAGAGCGGGAGGTGGGGAGCAGACCCAGCCGGAGCCAAGAGCTGCATCGGTACCAAGGAGGGCATCCTACAGTACTGCcaagag GTGTATCCAGAGCTGCAGATCACGAACGTGGTGGAGGCcaaccagccaatcagcatcCAGAACTGGTGCAAGAAAGGCCGCAAGCAGTGCGGCAGCCACACCCACATCGTGGTGCCGTACCGCTGCCTCG TGGGGGAGTTTGTGAGCGATGCTCTGCTGGTTCCGGACCAGTGCCGGTTCCTGCACCAGGAGCACATGGACCAGTGTGAGAGCCACCTGCACTGGCACACCGTGGCCAAGGAG TCCTGTGGCGACCGCTCGATGAATCTCCATGACTACGGGATGCTGTTGCCGTGCGGCATCGACCGTTTCCGGGGGGTGGAGTTTGTGTGTTGCCCAGCGGAGGCGGAGCCTGAGGCGGACAGCGGCCAGCAGGAAGGGGCGGAGTCTGACGTCTGGTGGGGCGTAGCCGAGAACGAGTACACAGATAACAG TATGACCCGGCAGACGGACATGGGGGCCGCCGCCAccgaggatgatgaggatgaggacgaaGAGTACCAGGAAGACCGGGACGGGGAGGCGGGcgacgaagaggaggacgaagaggaggacgaggacggagACGAGAGGGACAGTGGCGAGCGCAGCGCCAGCGTCGCCACGACAACCACCACCACGGAgtcggtggaggaggtggtccggg TGGACCCCTACCTCGGGGGCCCCCCCAGCCCAGTGGACCCCTACCTCGGGGGCCCCGGGACCGGAGGGGAGCACAGAGACTTCCAGAAGGCGAAGGAGAGACTGGAGGCCTCGCACCGCGACAAGATGGCCCAG GTGATGAGGGAGTGGGAGGACGCTGAGCGACAGGCCAAGAGTCTTCCTCGTGCCGAAAAGAAGGCCGTCATCCAG ctCTTCCAGCAGCGGGTGGGGGCCCTGGAGCAGCGCGCGGCGGCGGAGCGGCAGCAGCTGGTGGAGCACCACGCCGGGcgggtggaggagctgctcaACGGCCGGAGACGCCTCGCCCTGGAGGCCTACCGGACCGGGCtgcaggccacgcccccacgg ccccggcaGGTCCTGGGCCTCCTGAAGAAGTACGTGCGGTCGGAGCAGAAGTACCGACAGCACAGCCTGAAGCACTACGAGGCCATCAGGGCCGTGGCCCCCCACAGGGCCGCGGAG GTGATGACTCGTCTCCGTGTGATTGACGAGAGGCTGAACCAATCCCTGGAGCTCCTCTACAAGGTTCCAAGCGTCGCTGACCAGATCCAAGCCCAAGTCG ctgttCTGATGCAGAATGTTCGGGCAGAGCTGTCTCAGCAGGTCTCCTCCCTGCAGAGCGAGGGGCGG GCCGAGGGGCGTGTCAGCTATGGTGACGACGCCCTGATGCCCCCGGCCGCGGCCCCCCGCCCCGGGCCCCTGGACCAGCTGAGCTTCAACCAGCCCAACACCGAGAACCacg TGTTGGCCCTGATGCCGGAGGAGAGGCGGGAGGTGGTCCTGGACCCCGAGGAGGAACAGGGCACTGGCTACGAGGTCCACCCCCAGAGGCTG GTGTTCATCGCTGAGGATGTGAGCTCCAACAAGGGCGCCATTATCGGACTGATGGTGGGAGGAGTCGTCATAGCGACGGTGATTGTCATCACCCTGGTGATGCTGAGGAAGAAACAACACTCGTCCATCCATCATGGAGTGGTCGAG GTGGACGCGGCGGTGACCCCTGAAGAGCGACACCTCACCAAGATGCAGCAGAATGGCTACGAGAACCCCACCTACAAGTTCTTTGAGCAGATGCACAACTGA
- the piga gene encoding phosphatidylinositol N-acetylglucosaminyltransferase subunit A isoform X2, which yields MAPWRRKADGTGERASEADTIVPTPTQKHSICMVSDFFYPNMGGVESHIYQLSQCLMEKGHKVVIATHAYGRRKGVRYLTGGLKVYYLPLQVMYNQSTATSCFHSLPLLRCVFVREAVTVVHAHSSFSAMAHDALFHAKTMGLNTVFTDHSLFGFADMSSVLTNKLLTVSLCDTTHIVCVSYTSKENTVLRAALDPRIVSVIPNAVDPTDFTPDPARAPRGRITVVVISRLVYRKGIDLLGGIIPELCLRHPDLDFLIGGEGPKRIVLEEVREKYQLHDRVRLLGALEHREVRDVLVQGHIFLNTSLTEAFCMAIVEGASCGLQVVSTRVGGIPEVLPDDLILLCDPTVRSLSDGLEAVIGRLRRGAVASPAAVHARVRSLYTWRDVAERTEKVYDRVCVEEVLPLAGRLLRLRDHCGGVAGSIFAFVAVLNFLFLLLLRWLVPDQGMDRALDASGPQALWGPPQRDPPAEEAGEGSQPQRDPWSDGAPTAEGPLV from the exons ATGGCCCCTTGGAGGAGGAAGGCCGACGGGACGGGGGAACGCGCTTCCGAGGCGGACACCATcgtccccacccccacccagaagCACAGTATCTGCATGGTCTCGGACTTCTTCTACCCCAATATGGGCGGGGTCGAGAGCCACATCTACCAGCTGTCGCAGTGCCTGATGGAGAAGGGCCACAAGGTGGTGATCGCCACGCACGCGTACGGCCGCCGGAAGGGCGTGCGCTACCTGACTGGCGGGCTGAAGGTGTACTACCTGCCCCTGCAGGTGATGTACAACCAGTCCACCGCCACCAGCTGCTTCCACAGCCTGCCGCTGCTGCGCTGCGTGTTCGTGAGGGAGGCGGTCACCGTGGTGCACGCCCACAGCTCCTTCTCCGCCATGGCCCACGACGCCCTGTTCCACGCCAAGACCATGGGTCTGAACACG GTGTTCACTGACCACTCCCTCTTCGGCTTTGCGGACATGAGCTCGGTCCTGACCAACAAGCTGCTGACGGTGTCGTTGTGCGACACCACCCACATCGTGTGCGTCTCCTACACCAGCAAGGAGAACACGGTGCTACGGGCGGCGCTGGACCCCCGCATCGTCTCCGTCATCCCCAACGCCGTGGACCCCACCGACTTCACCCCCGACCCCGcccgggcccccaggggccgcATCACCGTGGTGGTGATCAGCAGACTGGTGTACCGcaagg gcatcGACCTCCTGGGGGGCATCATCCCGGAGCTCTGCCTCAGACACCCCGACCTTGACTTCCTGatcgggggggaggggcctaagAGGATCgtcctggaggaggtgagggagaagTACCAGCTGCACgacag GGTGCGCCTGCTGGGGGCCCTGGAGCACCGGGAGGTCCGGGACGTCCTGGTGCAGGGGCACATCTTCCTCAACACCTCCCTGACCGAGGCCTTCTGCATGGCCATCGTGGAGGGGGCCAGCTGCGGcctgcag gtggtgagTACCCGTGTGGGGGGGATCCCCGAGGTGCTCCCTGATGACCTCATCCTGCTGTGTGACCCCACCGTGCGCTCGCTGAGCGACGGGCTGGAGGCCGTGATTGGCCGGCTGCGGCGCGGCGCAGTGGCCTCGCCCGCCGCCGTGCACGCCCGCGTGAGGAGCCTCTACACCTGGAGGGACGTGGCGGAGCGCACCGAGAAG gtgtatgaccgggtgtgtgtggaggaggtcCTCCCGCTGGCCGGCCGGTTGCTCCGCCTCCGGGACCACTGCGGGGGCGTGGCCGGCTCCATCTTCGCCTTCGTCGCCGTCCTCAACTTCctgttcctgctgctgctgcgctgGCTGGTCCCGGACCAGGGCATGGACCGCGCCCTGGACGCCAGCGGGCCCCAGGCGCTGTGGGGGCCCCCGCAACGGGACCCGCCAGCAGAGGAGGCTGGAGAGGGGTCCCAACCGCAGAGGGACCCCTGGTCTGATGGGGCCCCTACAGCAGAGGGACCCCTGGTCTGA
- the piga gene encoding phosphatidylinositol N-acetylglucosaminyltransferase subunit A isoform X1 has translation MAPWRRKADGTGERASEADTIVPTPTQKHSICMVSDFFYPNMGGVESHIYQLSQCLMEKGHKVVIATHAYGRRKGVRYLTGGLKVYYLPLQVMYNQSTATSCFHSLPLLRCVFVREAVTVVHAHSSFSAMAHDALFHAKTMGLNTVFTDHSLFVSQVFTDHSLFGFADMSSVLTNKLLTVSLCDTTHIVCVSYTSKENTVLRAALDPRIVSVIPNAVDPTDFTPDPARAPRGRITVVVISRLVYRKGIDLLGGIIPELCLRHPDLDFLIGGEGPKRIVLEEVREKYQLHDRVRLLGALEHREVRDVLVQGHIFLNTSLTEAFCMAIVEGASCGLQVVSTRVGGIPEVLPDDLILLCDPTVRSLSDGLEAVIGRLRRGAVASPAAVHARVRSLYTWRDVAERTEKVYDRVCVEEVLPLAGRLLRLRDHCGGVAGSIFAFVAVLNFLFLLLLRWLVPDQGMDRALDASGPQALWGPPQRDPPAEEAGEGSQPQRDPWSDGAPTAEGPLV, from the exons ATGGCCCCTTGGAGGAGGAAGGCCGACGGGACGGGGGAACGCGCTTCCGAGGCGGACACCATcgtccccacccccacccagaagCACAGTATCTGCATGGTCTCGGACTTCTTCTACCCCAATATGGGCGGGGTCGAGAGCCACATCTACCAGCTGTCGCAGTGCCTGATGGAGAAGGGCCACAAGGTGGTGATCGCCACGCACGCGTACGGCCGCCGGAAGGGCGTGCGCTACCTGACTGGCGGGCTGAAGGTGTACTACCTGCCCCTGCAGGTGATGTACAACCAGTCCACCGCCACCAGCTGCTTCCACAGCCTGCCGCTGCTGCGCTGCGTGTTCGTGAGGGAGGCGGTCACCGTGGTGCACGCCCACAGCTCCTTCTCCGCCATGGCCCACGACGCCCTGTTCCACGCCAAGACCATGGGTCTGAACACG gtGTTCACTGACCACTCCCTCTTTGTGTCTCAGGTGTTCACTGACCACTCCCTCTTCGGCTTTGCGGACATGAGCTCGGTCCTGACCAACAAGCTGCTGACGGTGTCGTTGTGCGACACCACCCACATCGTGTGCGTCTCCTACACCAGCAAGGAGAACACGGTGCTACGGGCGGCGCTGGACCCCCGCATCGTCTCCGTCATCCCCAACGCCGTGGACCCCACCGACTTCACCCCCGACCCCGcccgggcccccaggggccgcATCACCGTGGTGGTGATCAGCAGACTGGTGTACCGcaagg gcatcGACCTCCTGGGGGGCATCATCCCGGAGCTCTGCCTCAGACACCCCGACCTTGACTTCCTGatcgggggggaggggcctaagAGGATCgtcctggaggaggtgagggagaagTACCAGCTGCACgacag GGTGCGCCTGCTGGGGGCCCTGGAGCACCGGGAGGTCCGGGACGTCCTGGTGCAGGGGCACATCTTCCTCAACACCTCCCTGACCGAGGCCTTCTGCATGGCCATCGTGGAGGGGGCCAGCTGCGGcctgcag gtggtgagTACCCGTGTGGGGGGGATCCCCGAGGTGCTCCCTGATGACCTCATCCTGCTGTGTGACCCCACCGTGCGCTCGCTGAGCGACGGGCTGGAGGCCGTGATTGGCCGGCTGCGGCGCGGCGCAGTGGCCTCGCCCGCCGCCGTGCACGCCCGCGTGAGGAGCCTCTACACCTGGAGGGACGTGGCGGAGCGCACCGAGAAG gtgtatgaccgggtgtgtgtggaggaggtcCTCCCGCTGGCCGGCCGGTTGCTCCGCCTCCGGGACCACTGCGGGGGCGTGGCCGGCTCCATCTTCGCCTTCGTCGCCGTCCTCAACTTCctgttcctgctgctgctgcgctgGCTGGTCCCGGACCAGGGCATGGACCGCGCCCTGGACGCCAGCGGGCCCCAGGCGCTGTGGGGGCCCCCGCAACGGGACCCGCCAGCAGAGGAGGCTGGAGAGGGGTCCCAACCGCAGAGGGACCCCTGGTCTGATGGGGCCCCTACAGCAGAGGGACCCCTGGTCTGA